The genomic stretch TATCGCCTATAGAGCGTGGCGGCAAAACCGGTCTGTTCGGGGGTGCCGGTGTCGGCAAGACGGTGCTGATTACCGAACTGATCAACAACACCGTTCAGCAGCACAAGGGCGTCAGCCTGTTTTGCGGCATTGGTGAGCGTTCCAGGGAAGCGGAGGAGCTTTATCGGGAAATGGGTGAGGCTGGCGTGCTCGAGAACACCGTCATGCTGTTCGGCCAGATGAACGAGGTTCCAGGGGTCCGGTTCCTGATCGGCAAGACCGCTCTGACCATGGCGGAATATTTCCGCGATGAACAGCATCGGGATGTGCTTTTGCTGATCGACAATATTTTCCGCTTTGTCCAGGCGGGCTCGGAAGTCTCCGGGCTGCTCGGGCGTATGCCTTCCAGGGTTGGCTATCAGCCCACCCTGGCGACCGAGTTGGCCGAGCTGGAGGAACGAATCACCTCCACCCACAGTGCCGCGATTACCTCGGTTCAGGCGGTGTATGTGCCAGCGGACGACTTCACGGACCCTGCCGCCGCCCATATCTTCTCGCACTTGTCCGGCTCTGTGGTGCTGTCCCGCAAACGGGCCAGTGAGGGGCTTTACCCGGCGATTGATCCCCTGGCGTCTTCATCGGTCATGCTCACACCGTCGGTGGTCGGCCAACGGCATTACGACATTGCGCGGGCGGTGCGAAGAACCCTGGCCGAGTACGAAGAGTTGCGGGACATCATTGCCATGCTGGGCATCGAGGAACTCTCGGCGGCTGACCGAACCACCGTAGCCCGTGCCCGACGGCTGGAGCGCTTCCTGACCCAGCCGTTTTTTACCACCGCCGCGTTTACCGGTGCCGAAGGCAAGCGGGTGACCATTGCCGAGACCCTCGATGGTTGTGAAGCGATTCTGGAGCAGACCGAATTCGATCGGGATGAGAGTGAGTACTACATGATTGGCGCTTTGCCAGAGGTGGTCGCATGACGCTGGCTGAAGCAATGGACGTCACTATCCGGCTGCCGACCCGAATGCTCTTTGAGGGCAGGGCCCGCAAGCTGTTCGCGGTGGCCGAAAATGGGGCCTTCGGAATGCTGCCCAATCACATCGATTTTGTCACCTCGTTGGTGCCGTCGGTGCTGATTCTGACCCTGGAGGACGGCCATGAGCAAATCTTCGGTATCGACGAGGGCATTCTTGTGAAACAGGGGCACAAGGTGGATGTTGCGATCCGGCGCGGCGCTCCGGGCACGGATCTGGCGACCCTGCAGGAGAGTGTCCGCAAGAACTTCATTGAGGTGGATGAAGACGAACGGGTGGCCCGGTCAGCTCTGTCCAGGCTGGAGGCTGGCATGGTCAGGCGGTTCGCAGACCTGCAGCGGCCCATGCCATGACTCAGAAGCGGAGAACGCCGGAAGATGAGATCGGGCGCCGGGCCCGGCGCCTGAAGAAAGCCCGGGAAAACCCCGGGGCAAGCCCGCTGCGCGGTCTGGGTGCCTTCGGGATGATCGGCTGGTCGATCGCTGTCCCGACTGTTGGCGGCGCGTTTCTCGGGCTTTGGCTGGATCGCACCATGCCCCAGGATTTCCCATGGGTGCTTGCGCTGATTCTGGGTGGCGTCACTCTGGGCGGTTTCATCGCCTGGGCGTGGATCGGAAGAGAAAGCAGGGAAGAGGAGGATGGTCATGATGATTGATTGGCAGGGTGTGCTTTGGGGCTTCGGGGCCGGCCTCGTCGTGAGTTTTGTTTATTTTGCGGGCCTCGCAGCGAGTGTGCGTTTTGCCCTGGGCGCATCACGGCCAGTGGCGGTGCTTTTGCCCAGTGCCGCAGTCCGAATTGCACTGCTGTTGAGCGTCGGGTGGCTGGTTACAGCGGGGGCGACCGAGGTCTGGGCGTTCGTGGGCTACGGTGCCGCGTTTTTCGTGGTGCGTTACCTGGCCACTCTTCTTGCGCGAACACCGCATCCGGAGAAAGTCTGATGGAACTGACGCCCGATGAAGCAACGCTCTTCACAATCTGGGGCCTGGATATCAGCGAGACAATCGGCTTCACCTGGATCGTTATGATCCTGCTGACCGTCACGTCCATTCTGATTACCCGAAATCTGCGCCCGGATGTGCCTCCGAACCGCTGGCGCACGACCCTGGAAGTCATTGTGACGGCCATCCAGAGCCAGATCGAGGACATCTCCCCGCGGGCCTCTCGACATGTGCTCTACTTCTCCGGAACCCTGTTTTTGTTCATCGCCTTTTCAAACCTTCTGCTCGTTGTGCCGGGCTTCACACCACCGACGGCCTCGCTGTCGACCACCGCAGCGCTGGCGCTGTCGGTGCTGATTGCGGTGCCACTGTTCGGCATTACCCGGCAAGGCATTGGCGGTTATCTGAAGACCTATATAGAACCCTCCGTGGTGATGCTGCCGTTTAATATCATCAGCGAATTCTCGCGCGGCATATCCCTGGCCATCCGGCTATACGGCAACGTTATGAGCGGTGCGGTGATCGCCGGCATCCTGTTGGGTGTGGCGCCGTTCTTTTTCCCTGTGGTGATGGACATGCTCGGACTGCTCACGGGCCTGATTCAGGCCTATATATTCGCCATCCTGGCGACGGTTTATATCTCATCGGCGACAGCGACAAAGCCTTTGAAGAAGGAGAAAGATAAATGACAGATCTCGCACTCATTGCCATGGTGTCCATCCTGACCGCCGGGCTGACTGTGTCCTTTGGTGCTCTGGGCCCGGCGCTTGGGGAGGGGCGGGCTGCCGCTGCGGCGCTTTCTGCCATCGCGCAGCAGCCGGATTCCGCCTCTACCCTGTCGCGGACCCTGTTCGTGAGCCTGGCCATGATCGAGTCCACGGCCATCTACTGTTTTGTCGTGGCGATGATTGTCCTGTTTGCCAATCCGTTCTGGGATCAGGCGCTGCAGGCTGCCCAGTCGGCGGCAGGTTGAATCATGTCCATTGACTGGATCACGGTGCTTGCCCAGATCGGTAATTTCCTGGTGCTGGTATGGCTGCTCAAACGTTTTCTGTACAAGCCCATCCTGAACGGTATCGATGCCCGTGAAACCGAAATCGCGACTCGGATGGGTGAAGCCGAGGTCGCGCGAAAAAAAGCGGCCGCAGCAGAGGCTGCCTTTGTCCAACAGAAACAGGCATTGTTGGTCGACAACTCCGAGCAGGCCGAGCGGATTCGCGAGCAGGCAGAAAAGGAGAAAGATGCCCTGCTTGCAGCCACACGGGAGAGCCTTGAACGGGAAAAGCAGGAGTGGCAGGCCCATCTGGAGGCCGAGCGGGACCGGTTTATCAGTGAGCTGCACTGTGCCAGCGCCGAAACGCTCTATCAGCTTGTGCGTCGGGCCCTGCACGATCTGGCGGATGAAGACCTGGAAGAACGGATTGGCCTGCATGTCATCAGCAAGCTGAAGCCCCTGGCCCACGAACTGGTCTCCGCAGGTGCCAACGCGGAACAGGCTGTCGCGACCACTCACAAATCGCTCCCGGACAGCACTCAGGAAACCATTCGGGACGCATTGGCCGGCATGGCCCCGGGCCTTGATCTGAAGTTTTCGGTGGATCCGCGTCAGGCTCCGGGGATGATCCTGCGGATCGGCAGTGTCCAGATGGCCTGGACAGTCGACAGTTACACCGACGAGCTGACGGGGATGCTCTCTGAGCGATTGGCGTCGGGTGGCACGGGCTGGGTGCAGAACCATGGCTGAGAGACCCGCGTTGACCCCGGCCGAAGACTTTCTGGATGCCTTGCTGGACGTTCCGGCGCCATCCCCGGCACTGACCGAAGTAGGAACCGTGGCCGAAGTTGGTGATGGTATTGCAGTTGTCGCTGGCCTGGCCCGGGCCCTGGCGGACGAGCTGCTGGTGTTCGCTTCAGGCGTGCGCGGCGTGGTGCTGGATCTGGAACCGGACCGGCTGGGCGTGATTCTGCTGGGACCGTCCGATCGGATAACGGCTGGGGAGGATGTCTGGCGAACCCACAAGGTATTCAGTGTGCCGGTCGGCAATGGCCTGCTTGGCCGCATTCTCGATGCCACCGGGGGCCCGCGGGACGGCAACGGGAGTGTCGCGTCGACCGCTGAGCGGCCGGTGGAGGCCAGCGCACCGGGTATACTCAGCCGGGCGCCGGTCAACCGGCCCCTGGCCACGGGCATCAAGGTCATCGATGGCGCGGTCCCTATCGGATTGGGGCAGCGGGAGCTCATCATTGGGGACCGCCAGACAGGGAAAACGTCCATTGCGATCGATACGATTCTTAACCAGGCCCGCTCGGATGTCGTGAGTATTTATTGCGCCATCGGCCAGCGCGGAGACGCGGTTGCCCGTGTTATCGAAACCCTGCGCAAAAGTGGCCAGCTCGCAAACACCGTCGTGGTTGCAGCCGGTGATGAGGATGCCCCAGGGTTAGCCTACGTTGCGCCCTATGCCGCGATGACTATGGCCGAATACTTTGCGGACCAGGGGCGTGACGTGCTGGTGGTTTTCGACGACCTGACTCACCACGCCCGCTCCTATCGCGAGCTCTCCCTGTTGCTGCGACGCCCGCCGGGGAGGGAGGCTTTTCCCGGGGATATATTCTACGTACATGCCCGGCTGCTCGAGCGGGCCGGACAGTTCACACCAGAAGCCGGGGGTGGTTCCATTACCGCCTTGCCCGTTGTCGAAACCCAGGCGGAGAATCTCTCCGCCTACATTCCGACGAATCTCATTTCGATTACCGACGGACAGATCTACCTGTCCCCCAGGCTGGTGCGAAAAAACCAGTTCCCTGCGGTGGATATCGGGCTTTCCGTGTCGAGGGTCGGAGGCAAGGCCCAGCATCGGGCGTTCCGGGAGGTGGCAGGAAATCTACGTGTCACCCTGTCCCAGTTCGAGGAGCTGGAGGATTTTGCCCGATTCGGAACCCGGCTGGACGACAACACCAGGGCCCGTCTGACCCGCGGGGCAGCGGTCCGGACCGCATTGCGGCAGCCCGAGCGGGATCCCATGCCGGCTGTCGAGCAGCTTCTGGTATTGATGGCTGCCCTGGAAGGGCTGCTCGATGGTCTTTCAGAGAACGAAGTTGCCGAGACCATGATCAGGATGCGCAACAGTGTGGGTGACTCCCTGAAAGATGTAGACGAGAGTATTCGACAGAATCGTTCGCTGGAGGAAGCGGAAAAGCAAAGCCTGTTGCGGGTGGCCAGGGCAGCCCTGGCAGTTTCCGGAGAGGATCGTCATGGCCCAGACGCTTGAAACCCTGTCCAGGCGGACGGACACCCTTGGCAGCATTCGCAGCATTGTTCATACCATGAAAACCATGTCTGCGATCAATGCAGTGCCCTATGAGCATGCCGCCCGATCCATTGAGTCCTATCACCAGACTGTGCTGGACGGTCTGCGGGCATTTGTCGCGAAAACCGGGCCTGTGTCGGTGCCGGACGTGGCGCAGGCCGAACGGCTGTTGGTGGTGTTCGGTTCCGATCACGGTTTGTGCGGCAACTACAACGAAATACTCGCAGAAAGCGCAAGGTCGGAGTCATTGAAGGCCGGTAGCCCCGCCCGTGTTCTTTGCGTGGGTGCGCGTATGGGCGATGCGCTCGGCGATCAGGGCATCCGCCCTGAGTTTACCTTCCTGCCGCCGGCATCGGCCGATGGCATCGGACGCCTGGCCAGCGACATAGTGACGCGACTGGACGAAATCGGGGGTGGCGATGTGCATAACAGGATCGCTGTGACCCTGGTGTTCACCCGACGAGCCGACAAAGGACAACGTGAACCGGAAATAAGCCAGTTGCTGCCGCTGGAGCCCACGTTGTTGTCAGATTCCGGGGCGTCTGGCTGGCACTCCCGCTCCCTTGCCGATTACACGATGCCGCCAGCCCCATTGTTCGCGGCGCTGCTGCGTAACCACATATTTGCCAGCGTTTTCCGCGCGTCGGCCGAAGCGATGGTTACGGAGAACGCGGCCCGCCTGGCCCTGATGCAACAGGCGGAGCAGGCAGTTGATGACCGGCTTGAGGAGGTGGGCGGTCAGTTCCGATTGGTACGGCAGGACGAAATAACCAACGAACTGATGGACATTATTGTTGGCTTTGAGGCCCTCAAGAAGCCATCCGTTGTGCATTCCAGCAGTTCGTAGAATGCTCTCGGCTCCCATTTTTGATAACCTTTAGGTATTACCTAATAACCTGAATTGGAGGTGCGCAATGGGTCGGCTGGTCGCTGCAGGCGTGATGGTCTCCCTGGCGTTGCTGTCCGCGATGGCTCAGGCCCAAAGCAGTGAACGGGCGTTGATGTCAGAAGCGGTCGAACGCAGCATGTTGCAGGAGACCGTGCATCTTGACGGCGTCATCGAAGCGGTACAGCAAAGTACGGTGTCCGCCCAGACCAGCGGTATTGTCCGGAGTCTCCCCTTCGATGTTGATGATTCCGTGGCTGCCGGCGACCTGATTGTCCAGCTGGAAGACAGTGAACAGCGGTCCCGTCTGCGCCAGGCCGAGGCCGGGCTTGAGGAGGCCGAGGCGGCATTGGCGGATGCTGGGCAGCGCTTTGAGCGTATTGAAGCGGTACACGAGCGTGGCCTTGTGTCCCGGCAGGAATTCGACCAGGCCCGCAACAACCTCGCTGCTGCCAGGGCCCGGGTCGAGCGCGCCCGGGCTTCGGTTTCCGAGGCGCAGGAGCAACTCTCCTATACCCGTGTGCTGGCACCCTACGGTGGCATTCTTACCGAACGACATGTCGAAGTCGGAGAAGCGGTCAACCCCGGCCAGCCGCTGCTCAGCGGCTTGTCCCTGGAGCAGCTCCGGGTTGTGGTGGATCTACCCCAGAAGTATGCCGAACTGGCCCGCATGGAGCGTCAGGCCCAGGTCACCCTGGCTGATGGCCGGGTGATGGAAACCGGTGAGATGACCTTCTACCCCTATGCCGATCCGCAAACTCACACCTTCCGTCTGCGGATGCGGCTGAGTGAGCCCAATGGCTCGCTGTTTCCCGGCATGCTGGTGAAGGTCAGTGTGCCGGTTGCCAGCCGCGAGACCCTGTGGGTCCCGTTCAGCAGCCTGATTCAACGCAGCGAGCTCCGGGCGGTATTTGTGCTCGATGATCAGGATCAGCCCAGGCTGAGGCAGGTTCGCACCGGGGTGCGGGACAATGGCCGGCTGGAGATTCTTGCGGGCCTGAGCGAGGGCGAGCGGGTAGTCACAAACCCGTCTGTCCTGGTGGGCAGCGAGCGCCTGAATCCGCTTGAAAGAACGGGCGAGGAGTCGAGCCCGTGAGCCGTGATTTGCCGCCCGTTGGCCCCTCCGGCGCCATTGCCCGAGTCTTCCAGGACAACCACCTGACACCGTTGCTGGCCATTCTGGCGATCATTCTTGGCGTGCTGGCTGTGGTGGTCACACCCAAAGAGGAAGAACCCCAGATTGACGTCACCATGGCCGATATCATGGTGGCGTTTCCGGGCGCCAGCACCCGGGAGGTGGAAAGCGCGATCGCCACGCCGGCAGAACAGGTGATGAGCGAGATCAAGGGCGTCGAGCATGTCTATTCCGTGTCCCGCCAGGGCCAGGCGGTGATCACGGTGCAGTTCGAGGTGGGCATCCCGCGGCAGGAAGCCCTGGTCAGGCTCTACAATCAGGTGTATTCCAACCAGGACTGGTTGCCGCCCAACCTGGGCGCTGCCCAGCCGGTGGTCAAGCCCAAGGGCATTGATGATGTCCCGGTGATGACACTCACTCTCTACGATCCGGTCAACGGGCATACGGGGGAGGAACTGACTCGCCTGGCGCACATGCTGGAAGTCGCCCTGAAACGGGTCCCCGGCACCCGGGATGTCTATACCACCGGCGGGATCCCGGATCGGGTCGATATCCGGTTCGATCCGGCGTTGCTGGCGGGGTTCAACCTCACCATCGATAACATCCGGAACGCCCTGATGGCGGCCAACACCAGCAGCCAGGAGGCACGGATTGCCCGGGACAACCTGTCGATACCGGTCCAGGCCGGAACGCTGCTGGAAACCGTGGAGGATGTCCGGCGCCTTGTTGTGGGCATGCACAATGGCTCCGCGGTGTACCTGGAGGACGTGGCGCAGGTCCGCCGGGGAGGCACCGTGGCGGACCAGAGTGTAATGACCGGATTCGGGCCGGCCCGGGAAGCCGGCGTGGCTGGCCAGCCCGGCGAGGTTTATCCGGCAGTTACCCTGGCCATCGCCAAGAAGCCGGGCGAGAACGCCATCAATATCACCACGGCCATTGAAGAGCGTCTGGACCAGCTGCGCAACCGGGCCCTGCCGGAATCGGTGGAAGTGCTGGTCACCCGGGACTATGGCGTAACCGCCTCCCAGAAAGCCCGCAAACTGATTACCGATCTGATCTCCGCCACTTTGTGCGTTGTGCTGCTGGTGCTGGCGGCCATGGGCTGGCGCCAGGCCGTGATTGTCGGCATCGCGGTTCTGATTACTCTGCTGCTGACCCTGGTGTTCTCCTGGGCATGGGGATTTACCTTGAACCGGGTGTCCCTGTTCGCGCTGATATTCTCCATCGGCATCCTGGTGGACGACGGCATCGTCATCACCGAGAACATCAATCGCCGGATCCAGAACTCCCGTCGTGCGGTCAAGGACATCATCCCGGTGGCCGTGGATGAAGTGGGCACGCCTACCATCATGGCCAGTCTCACCATCATGGCGGCGCTGATTCCGATGGCGTTTGTCAGTGGCCTGATGGGCCCCTACATGAGCCCGATTCCGATCAATGCCTCCGCGGGTATGGTGCTGTCCCAGATTGTCGCCTTCGTGGTGGCCCCCTGGCTGGCCTTCAGGCTTCTTAAACACAAGAAGGGGGAACAGGCTGCCGAAGCCGAGGAGGCGTCCAGCTCTGCGGATGGCGTCAGCCCGTTATCCCTGCGAATTTTCCGGACCATGCTCGGGCCATTTCTGGGTGATCATCCCTGGCGCCGCCGTTTGCTGGCACTGGGGGTGGTGGGTCTTACCCTCGTGGCTTCGTCATTGCCGGTGTTTCAGGCGGTGATCCTGAAGATGCTGCCCTTCGACAACAAGTCGGAACTTCAGGTTGTGGTCGACATGCCCGAGCGCACGCCCATGGAACAGACCCAGCGGGTGTTGCTGGATATGGGCAGCTACCTGGAAACGGTGGACGAAGTGGCCAACTGGCAAACCTACGCCGGCACCGCCTCACCCATCAATTTCAATGGCCTGGTGCGGCAGTATTACCTGCGTGGCGATCCCTACCACGGGGATATACAGATCAATCTCATGGATGAAGAGAGTCGGGACCGGTCGTCCCATACGATTGCACAATCCCTCCGGGACCCACTGACCGAAATCGGTGACCGGTACGGAGCCAGTGTGAAAATCGTCGAAGTGCCACCCGGGCCGCCGGTACTCTCACCCGTGGTGGCCGAGATCTATGCGGTGGATGAAACCCGCCGGGCAGAGCTGGCCCGGCAAGTGGCCGAAGGCATGACCAGCGTCGATGGCCTGGTGGATATCGACACCACCCTGGAGGCACCCACACGGCAGTGGGAAGTGGTGGTGGATCGGGACCGTGCGGCACGCCTTGGTGTTTCCCAGGCCCAGGTGGTCGGTGCCCTGCAGACCGCCCTGGGGGGAACCGGGGTCAGCTTCCTGCATGATGATCATGCCAAATACCCTGTTCCGATACGGGTGATTCTGGGTGAAGGCGACAAGGCCCAGCCATCGGTGCTGTTATCGCTGAAGGTGCGGAGCCGCAGCGGCGCACTGGTTCCTCTGGCAAGCATTGCGGACGTACGCGAAGCCGACTGGATGGGGGCGATCTACCACAAGGATCTGCTACCGGTAACCTACGTGACAGCAGACATGGCGGGGGAGATCGATTCGCCGCTGTACGGCATGTTTGCCATGGTCGAGCGCCTGAACCAGCAAGCGGGGGCCCCGGAGCAGTATTTCATCGACCAGCCCCCATTGCCGGAAAAGGGCACGCTCAAATGGGACGGCGAATGGCAGATTACCTACGAAACCTTCCGGGACATGGGCGCGGCTTACAGCGTGGGTGTGTTCATGATCTTCGTTCTGCTGGTGGCGCAGTTCCGTTCCTATATTCTGCCGCTGGTGATCATGGCGCCCATCCCGCTGACCCTGATCGGCATCATGCCCGGCCATGCGCTGCTGGGGCGCGAGTTCACGGCCACCAGCATGATTGGCATGATTGCCCTGGCCGGGATCATCGTGCGCAACTCGATCCTGCTGGTGGTGTTTATCCGGCAGCTGATTGAGGAGGGCGTCGAGCTTGATGAAGCGGTGGTCCTGGCGGGCGCGGTGCGCATCAAACCCATCGCGTTGACGGCGATCTCGGCGATGGTGGGTGCTTACTTTATTCTGAACGATCCGATTTTTAACGGCCTGGCGATATCGCTGGTATTTGGCCTGGCCATGTCCACCTTGTTGACCGTTCTGGTGGTGCCATTGCTTTATTACACACTGGCGCGTTGCAAGTGGGTGTGAGCTAAATTGATTACGCCTGGCAGGGAACCAGGGCGCTGTCGGAGCTGATGATCCGGTTACGTCCGGAATCCTTGGCGTGATAGAGGTATTGGTCGGCCCGGCCGATCAGGCTGCGCAGATCGCCACCGTCCGGACCAAACTGGGCAATGCCGCCGCTGATAGTCAGGCCAATGGATTGATCCTGATAGGGCACGGGGTGAGATTCAATCGCACCCCGGATCTTGTCTGCCACCCGATGAGCCTGGTCTGCGGTGGTGTTGGTGAGCAGAATGGCGAACTCCTCGCCACCCAGCCGGGTGGCCAGATCGGTTGCTCTGAGCGAAGCGCGCAGGGTGCTGGCGACATGCCTGAGCGCCAGGTCTCCGGCCTCGTGACCATGCTGATCATTGACCTGTTTGAAATGGTCCAGATCCAGTACCAGCACGGATAGTGGGGTTCCGTTACGGAGGCTGCGTTTGCGCTCCTGTTCAAACACATCGCTGAGGCGCGCCCGGTTGGCGAGGCCGGTGAGTGCGTCAGTTTGAGCCATTTTAAGCAGGCGTGATTCGGATTGCTCCCGAGTGATCTCGTAAATGTGAGAGAACGCGAGGATGGTCAGTGACATCAGCCCCATATTGGCAATAGGAAGGGGCTGTATCATGTCCGGAGCATCCTGGTATTTGAAAAAGAAGATCACGGCTGCCGTGCCCATGAACACGGCAGATACCAGCAGGCCCAGGCGCCGGCCCATCAGAAGGTGGGAAAGGATGGGAATCAACAGGACCCAGGCGAAGACCGTGGTGGTTGCCCGGGGTGATGTGAGTGCGAACATCATGGTGATGCAGAACGGCAGGATAAAGGCGAGAATCCAGCGTTCCAGGTGTCTCGTGTTGCCAATGGCCCAGAGGATGAAAACCGAGTAGCAGGCCATGCCAAGCTCGGCAAAGGCCAGGGGGTAATTCTCTCTCTGGACGTTGAGGGTAAAAAACAGCAGGCCGCTGATGGCGGTAAAGATCAGCAGCGTCTTCAGTACCGCTTTGCGGTAAGGACGGGCAAGGTGCTTCTGTGATTCCCTGTAGCTTTCCATGGGTCTGGTCTGAATGTCCGGCGCTCTGGGGCGATATGTACAAAGACAGTGCACATGCCGCAAGATCCGGGTATTAGATCAGAATCTATGCAAAGTAACCGTCGATCTTAGACTAAAGTCTAGCGGGTGGGCCAGTAACGCTGCATTTCCACGAACAGGAAGGAGGCGCTCCAGGTGATCAGAACCAGCCCGGAAAGCGCTTCTATGCCGGTGAGGAAACGCAGGATGCCGAAGGGTTCGACATCCCCGTAGCCGACGGTGGTAAATGTGGTGAAGGAGAAGTAGACGCAGTCCAGGATGCTGCCGCTGAAATTGCCGCCAAGTTCGCCCCAGCCCTCGGCGTGGTGCATAAGATAAAAAGCACCGGCAAAGATCCAGACTTGCAGGGTGTGTGCGGCGAGAACGCCGAATACGGCGGCAATCAACCGGAACCGATGGCTCTGCCGCATTTTCGACAGGAGTCCACTCAAATTAATCAGTACTTCGTGGTGGATCAGGACCACGACGGCAACGATCAACCCGTTGATCAGCGTTGCGTTCAGGAGATTGACATGATGTTCTACTGCCAAGACAGATACTCTCCGTTGCCATGAATGGAGGATACACCGCGTAAAATTGACGCAGGACCCAGGCTTGTCCGATCCGAAAACGAGCCTTGATTGTATAGTAGTCTGAACCTAACAGCCCGACGGGCTTTTTTTACCTTAGCTGGCCAGCAAGTAATGTCCAAACGACTCATTCCCGTATTGATTCTCGCCGTCGGTATCGCCGGTTTCATGATTCTCAAGATGACACGCCCGGAGCCTGCAGAGGTCAGTGCCACCGAGCGGAGTTGGCGTGTTCAGGTTCAGCAGATTGAGCCGGGGACCCACACGCCGGTTTTGCCCCTTTACGGAGAGGTTCTTGCGCCTGAGCAACTGACGGTAACCGCCACCCTGGCGGGCCGTATCGGTGCCAGACCGGTAACGGAGGGGCAGCGTGTCAGTGAGGGAGAGCTTCTGGTGGCTCTGGATGAGGCCGATATCCAACCCGCCCTGGCTCAGGCCGAGGCTCAGGTAAACGATCTGAAAGCCCAGATCCGATCGGAGCAGGTGCGCTATCGGAATGACCAGGCAGCGCTGGCCAGCGAGCAGGCGATTCTCGAGAACGCCCGCCGACAGCTGGAGCGAACCCGATCGCTGGTTAGCCGGAACCTGGCCTCCCGCGAAGCGCTGGAGGCGGCTACCGATGCTGCCGCACGAGCCGAGCTGACGGTGAATACCCGGCAGCGCGCGATTGAAGAGCACCCGGCTCGGCTGCAGAGCCTCGAAGCAAAATTGGCCCAGGCCGAGGCAAACCTGCTCAGCACGCGGCGGGATGCCGAACGAGCCCGTATGGTTGCGCCTTTCGACGGCATGGTGACCGATATCCGGGTTGCCGAGGGAGATCAGGTAAGCCGAAACGAACCGCTGCTGTCGCTCTATCCCGTGGATGGTCTTGAACTCAGGGCCCGGGTCCCGGAGATGTTCCGTGGCGAGCTCCTGGATGCGCTGGCCCGCGGGGAAACCCTGACGGCCACCAGCGAGGGGGATCAGCACCAGTTCCGGCTCACCCGCTTCGCCGGCACCAGCGATGCCTCCGGTACTGAAGCCATTCTTGAACTTGAGGGCGAGGCCGGTGGAATACGGCCGGGGGGCCTGTTGCCCGTGACCCTGGAGCGGGCCGCCCGCAGCAATACCGTGTCGATTCCGTTCAGCGCCCTCTACGGTGCCGACAGCGTCTACCTGATGTCCTCAGATGGCCGGATGGAGCGCGCCCGGATCGAGCGCATTGGCGAAGCCCGGGGTAGCAATGGCGAGCGTCGCCTTCTGGTGTCTGGCGAAGCCCTGGTGTCTGGCGCGCAACTGATCACCACACACCTGCCCAATGCGGTGACCGGCCTCAAGGTGGATGTCGCGGATTCCGGAGCTTCGGCACAATGAGGCGGAAAAGGGCGTCATCGGTTTTTTTGTTCACCATCGGGTCGCTGCCAACCTGGTGATGCTGGTCATGCTGCTGGGTGGCGTACTGGCACTCACCCGCATGAATATCCAGTTTTTCCCGACCTTTGCCCTGGACGTGGTCAGTGTCCGCGTGGTCTGGAGTGGGGCCTCCGCCGAGGACGTCGAGCAGGGCATCACCAACCCCCTTGAGCAGCGACTGCGAAGCGTCGATGGTCTGAAGAAAATGACCTCCACCTCGGCCCAGAGTGTCTCGTCCATCACGCTTGAGTTCGAGGAGGGCACCAACCCGATCCAGGCCCTGGATGACGTGCGCCAGCAGGTGGACGAATTCACCAACTTCCCGGCCGAGGCGGAGGAGCCCCAGGTCACCCGGATTGAACGTTATGAACCGGTGGCCCGGTTGCTGGTTTACGGGGAT from Marinobacter adhaerens HP15 encodes the following:
- a CDS encoding potassium channel family protein produces the protein MAVEHHVNLLNATLINGLIVAVVVLIHHEVLINLSGLLSKMRQSHRFRLIAAVFGVLAAHTLQVWIFAGAFYLMHHAEGWGELGGNFSGSILDCVYFSFTTFTTVGYGDVEPFGILRFLTGIEALSGLVLITWSASFLFVEMQRYWPTR
- a CDS encoding GGDEF domain-containing protein; amino-acid sequence: MESYRESQKHLARPYRKAVLKTLLIFTAISGLLFFTLNVQRENYPLAFAELGMACYSVFILWAIGNTRHLERWILAFILPFCITMMFALTSPRATTTVFAWVLLIPILSHLLMGRRLGLLVSAVFMGTAAVIFFFKYQDAPDMIQPLPIANMGLMSLTILAFSHIYEITREQSESRLLKMAQTDALTGLANRARLSDVFEQERKRSLRNGTPLSVLVLDLDHFKQVNDQHGHEAGDLALRHVASTLRASLRATDLATRLGGEEFAILLTNTTADQAHRVADKIRGAIESHPVPYQDQSIGLTISGGIAQFGPDGGDLRSLIGRADQYLYHAKDSGRNRIISSDSALVPCQA
- a CDS encoding efflux RND transporter periplasmic adaptor subunit, with product MSKRLIPVLILAVGIAGFMILKMTRPEPAEVSATERSWRVQVQQIEPGTHTPVLPLYGEVLAPEQLTVTATLAGRIGARPVTEGQRVSEGELLVALDEADIQPALAQAEAQVNDLKAQIRSEQVRYRNDQAALASEQAILENARRQLERTRSLVSRNLASREALEAATDAAARAELTVNTRQRAIEEHPARLQSLEAKLAQAEANLLSTRRDAERARMVAPFDGMVTDIRVAEGDQVSRNEPLLSLYPVDGLELRARVPEMFRGELLDALARGETLTATSEGDQHQFRLTRFAGTSDASGTEAILELEGEAGGIRPGGLLPVTLERAARSNTVSIPFSALYGADSVYLMSSDGRMERARIERIGEARGSNGERRLLVSGEALVSGAQLITTHLPNAVTGLKVDVADSGASAQ